GGACCATGCGTGCATCTGATACGGGGAAGTTCGCCATGGTCAAGGGCTGTTCGCCCCGGAACGGTCGAGAGTTCGGCAAGTGCGGCGAACAGTCCTCACTCCGTGGCGGCGGCGACGGGAGGCCATTCGATCAGGACGGCCGTGTGGCTCCGGATCGCGTCGGCAAATTCAGGGGCGGCCTCGAGCTCCTCCAGCGTTCTCGGCGGGGGAAGCTCGCGGCCGTCCTCAATCAGCTCCTGCGCATAGAAGGCGAGCGCCTCGGGCGCATTCTCCAGGGCCTCGTCGACGTCATCGCCGCCGGAAATGCAGCCCGGCAGGTCGGGAAACCACAGGCTGACGGCGTCCGGGCCGGCGTCTTCGATGATGGCAACGTAGTGAGGCATGGCAGGACTGATGGCCTCGATGGTTGTGCCGCCGGGTTTCATTCAATTATGGATACTGGATCTCGGGGAGCAAGCAATTGAGCAAATTGCCTCTGGCTGAAGGCGCCGGTTCATTCGTATTTCATGACGATGGTGCCGTCCCTTCGCCACGCACGATGCGGGTCTTTTCATTCTGCCCCCGATCGCGCAATGCGCACACACGCATCATCGTGGCGATGCATGGCGTCGATCGCGCTGCCGCGGCGTTTCGCGATCTGCTCGCCCCTCAGGCCGAGCGCAACGGGCAAATCGTGCTGGTGCCGGAGTTCGATCCGGAGCAGTTCCCGGGCATCTCCGCATACAATTTTGGCGGTGTGCGGCTGCCGCCGCCAGACAACACGGTCCTGCCGCGCGATCTCTGGAATTTCGGGGCGATCGACCGGCTGTTTCATCATGTTCGAGATGCGTCGGGTCCAGCCGGGAGACCTTCGGTCTGTTCGGCAATTCCGCGGGGGCCCAATTCGTCCTGCGCTATCTTGCGCTCAACGAAGCCGCGTCCGTCGATATGGCCGTTGCCGCCAATTGCGGATGCTACATGCTGCCGAACCTCGCCAAAGACTATCCGGACGGCATGGGAGGGATTGGCCTCGATACAAGTGATTTGCGGAGGTATCTCGGGCGCTCGCTCGTCATCTTGCTGGGCGATGCCGACAACGACCCTGATGCTCCCGACCTGCCGCGCTGGGACGAGGCGATGGCCCAAGGGCCTCATCGCCTTGCCCGCGGTCTCTGGCATTTCGAACACTGCACGAAGCTGGCCAGGAGCCTCGATGTGGCGCTGGGCTGGAGACTCGAAATCGCGCCGGGTGCCGGGCACGTCGACCAGTTGATCTACGACCAGGGCGCCAACATCTTGAACGGCTGAGTGGATGGCCCTGCGTGCAAGGGCCGCCTCACGCCCGCTGCACAAAGCTGTCCACGACCTTCTTCTCGCCGGCCTTGTCGAAGGCGATGGTGAGCTTGTTGCCGTCGATCTTGGTGACGTGGCCGTAGCCGAATTTCTGGTGGAAGACGCGATCTTCGACCGAGAATTCCGAGGTCGTGCCTGTCGATTTGGCGACCAGCTCGCCCTCGATCGTCAGGGGGCCGCGGCGGCGCGAGGCGAAGTTGCCGAAATCGGGGCCGGATGACGAGGCGGACGAGAACGAGGCGGTCTCTTCCTCGAAACCGCCGGTTCGGCCGCCGCCATTGCGGCCGCCGCCGCGGTTGCGGTTGGCCTGGGCGCGCTGCCAGCCCGGCGTCGAATAGCTGGAGCCGAACGCCTCCATGTCGTCGAAGCGCGAAGCGCCATAGCCAGTGGCGCCGCCCCAGCCCGAGCCACCCTTGGATTCCGTGATCTCGACATTGGCCGCCGGCAATTCATCGAGGAACCGCGAGGGGATCGTGGTCGACCAGGTGCCATGGATCCGGCGATTGGTCGCGAAATAGATCATCGCGCGGCGGCGGGCGCGGGTGAGGCCGACATGGCCGAGCCGGCGCTCTTCCTCGAGCCCGGCGCGGCCCTGTTCGTCCAGCGTGCGCTGGCTCGGGAACAGGCCTTCCTCCCAGCCGGGCAGGAACACGTTGTCGAATTCGAGGCCCTTGGCCGAGTGCAGCGTCATCAGCGACACCGCGTCGTCCTCGGCGCCGCCCTCGCGGTCCATCACCAGCGAGATGTGCTCCAGGAACCCTTGCAGGTTCTCGAACTCCTCCATCGAGCGAACCAGCTCCTTGAGGTTCTCCAGCCGGCCCGCGGCGTCCGCCGATCGGTCCTTCTGCCACATCTCGGTGTAGCCGCTCTCGTCGAGCACGATCTGCGCCAGCTCCGTGTGCGAGGTGACCTCGCGCTGGGCGCGCCAGCGGTCGAACTGGGCGACGACGCCGCGCAAGCTTCCGCGCGCCTTCGGCTTCAACTCGTCGGTCTCGACCACCGCGCGCGCCGCTTCGAACAGCGGAATGCGGCGCTTGCGGGCGTGGTCGTGCAGCATCTGAATGGTGGCGTCGCCGAGCCCGCGCTTGGGCACGTTGACGATGCGCTCGAAGGCGAGGTCGTCGGCCGGCGAATTGATGACGCGTAGATATGCGAGCGCGTCGCGGATTTCCGCGCGCTCGTAGAAGCGCGGGCCGCCGATGACGCGATAGGGCAGGCCGAGCGTGACGAAACGGTCTTCGAACTCGCGCATCTGGTAGGACGCGCGCACCAGAATGGCGATCTCGTTGAGCTTCTCGCCCTGGCGCTGCAGCTGCTCGATCTCCTCGCCGATGCCGCGGGCTTCCTCTTCGGAATCCCACGAGCCAGTCACCGTGACCTTCTCGCCGTCCTGGTCCTCGGTGCGCAGCGTCTTGCCGAGCCGGCCTTCATTGTGCGCGATCAAATGCGAGGCGGCGGCGAGGATGTGGCCGGTGGAGCGGTAATTGCGCTCGAGGCGGATCACCTTGGCGCCGGGGAAATCGTGCTCGAAGCGCAAGATGTTGTCGACCTCGGCGCCGCGCCAGCCATAGATCGACTGGTCGTCGTCGCCGACGCAGCAGATGTTTTTGGTGGGGCCTCTTTCGCTAACGGGAATCGGCGCCGTATCATTTCTCTCGTCATCACCGGGCTGACGCGAAGCGTCGAGACCCGGTGATCCATCTTGTGAAGAATCGATGGATTGCCGGGTCAAGCCCGGCAATGACGAACTGGAAGACGGCGCCTGCGACAGCAGCCGCAGCCACAGATACTGCGCGACGTTCGTGTCCTGATACTCGTCCACCAGGATGAATTTGAAGCGCTGCTGGTACTGCCGCAAAATATCCGGATGCTCGCGGAAAATGCGGATGTTCTCCAGCAGGAGATCGCCGAAATCGGCGGCGTTGAGGATCTTCAGCCGCTCCTGATAGCTCGCATAGAGCTTGCCGCCCTTGCCGTTGGCGAAGACAGCGGCTTCGCCGGAGGGCACCTGCGAGGGCATCAGGCCGCGGTTCTTCCAGCCGTCGATCAGGCCGGCCAGCATGCGCGCAGGCCAGCGCTTGTCGTCGATGTTCTCGGCCTGCAGCAGCTGCTTGAGCAGCCGCACCTGGTCGTCGACGTCGAGCACGGTGAAGTTCGACTTCAGCTGCGCCAACTCGGCATGGAAGCGCAGGATGCGGCCGCCGATGGAGTGGAAGGTGCCGAGCCACGGCATGCCCTCGACGGCGTGGCCGAGCATCTGGCCGAGCCGGTGCTTCATCTCGCGCGCGGCCTTGTTGGTGAAGGTCACCGACAAAATCTCGGCGGGACGGGCGCGGCCCTGGCTCAGGATATGGGCGATGCGCGTCGTCAGAACGCGCGTCTTGCCGGTGCCGGCGCCGGCCAGCACCAGGACCGGACCGTCCAGCGTCTCCACCGCCTCGCGCTGCTCCGGATTGAGCCCGGACAGATATTTCGGGCCCACGGACGCGCGCGCACGCGCCGCGATGCCGCCGGCTGCGGGCTGGTGGTCGGGAACGCTGGTGATCTTGCTCGGCTCGGTCATGCGAATCATTTGGCCCCACGATGGCACCGCGGGGTGACGGGAGGGAGCCTTCTTAACAGGGATTGCTGCCTATATGGGGCACCGGGGCGGGGTTTTCCACGTACGCGGCGGCTCGATTTGTTCCCGAAAGCCGGGCGAATTTCCACCCGGCCGGGTGGGGAACCATCGTTCCCACGTCGAGATTGTCTGGGCAGGTGGCGCGGTCAGCCGCGCCGATCGCAGAGAGACATCAAGACGAGGTTTTCGCCATGCTAGGCTGGGTTGTGACGTTTCTGGTTATCGCATTGATCGCCGGCATCCTGGGCTTCGGCGGCATCGCCGGCGCTTCGATCGAGATCGCCAAGATCATCTTCTTCATCGCGGTCGTTCTGTTCCTGGTCTCGGCCGTGGTCGGATTGGCGCGCGGCCGCACCAGAATATAGCTATCGCTTCGAGGGCATCGCCACGTTGCGGCCGATGCCCTCGGGCCGCGGTACGGCGCTGTGGGCCTTGACCACGGGCGCAATGCGCTCGCGAATGTCGGGCGGAAAGGCCGCCACCTTGCGCGAGGCCATGTCGATGTGAAGCGACATGTTCTCCGAGGTCGCCGACAGCCAGCCTTCGGTGGCGTGCCGCAACTCCTCGAACGTATGCAGCCGCTTGTCGTCGGCTTCCAGCAGCCAGACCGACACCTGCACGGGATCGCCGAGATGGATCTCGCGCAAATAGCGCACATGGCATTCGGCGGTGAAGGTCGAGCCGTTGCGCTCCTTCATGTACCCCGGCCCGATCCCGAGCTGCAGCCACATCTGGTCGATCGCCCGGTCGAACATCACGTTGTAATAGGCCATGTTGAGATGGCCGTTATAGTCGATCCACTGCGGCTCGATCTGCATGATCGAGGCGCGGAACGGCTCTGCGGCGGGCTTCGAAGCGGCACTCTCCGGCATGTTTCATTCCCTGGGTATGCGTCCGGTCGCTTGACTTGACCGGCTTTATGTCCTTTGCCACGGTTCTTCTGTCGGGAGGAATGTCCGTGGGTACGACCATCACCAATAATCCGCCGCGGGTCGAGCCGAAAGCCCTCGCAAGCGCGCTGGAGCAGCTTGCCGCGCGCTTCGGCAACCGCCTCATCACCTCGCAGGCCGTCCGCGAGCAACACGGCCATACCACCACATGGATCGTCAACCAGCCGCCTGACGGCGTGGTGATGGCGCAGGAGACCGCCGACATCCAGGACGTGGTGCGGATCTGCGCCAAAAATCGCGTCCCCGTCATTCCCTTCGGCACCGGCACTTCGCTGGAAGGCCAGGTCAACGCGCCCGCCGGCGGCATCTCGGTCGACCTGCGCGACATGAACAAGGTGCTGGCGGTGCACGCCGAGGATCTCGACTGCGTGATCCAGCCCGGCGTTACCCGCAAGGCGCTCAACGAGCATCTGCGTGACCAGGGCCTGTTCTTCCCGATCGATCCCGGCGCCGACGCCTCGCTCGGCGGCATGGCCTCGACCCGCGCCTCCGGCACCAACGCGGTGCGCTACGGCACCATGCGCGACAGCGTGCTGGCGCTGAAAGTGGTGCGCGGCGACGGCGAGATCATCACCACGGGCACGCGCGCCAAGAAATCCTCCGCCGGCTACGACCTGACGCATCTGTTCGTCGGCGCCGAGGGCACGCTCGGCATCATCTCCGAACTGACCATTCGCCTGCGCGGCATTCCCGAAACGATCGCGGCCGGCGCGGTGTCGTTCGAGACCGTGCATGGGGCGTGTCAGGCCGTGATTCTGGCGATCCAGACCGGCATTCCCGTGGCGCGCATCGAGCTGCTCAACACGGCGCAGGTGAAGGCCTGCAACGCCTATTCGAAGCTGACGCTGCCGGAGACGCCGCTGCTGCTGATGGAATTCCACGGCAGCGAGGTCGAAGTCGCCGAGCAGTCCAAGGCTTTCGGCGAGATCGCCAAAGAGTGCGGTGGCGGCGATTTCTCCTGGACCACCAAGCCGGAGGACCGCACCAAGCTGTGGCAGGCGCGTCATGACGCCTATTGGTCCGTGAAGGCGCTGCGTCCCGGCGACAGCATCGGCGTGGTTGCGACCGACGTCTGCGTGCCGATCTCGCGGCTTGCCGACTGCGTCAGCGAGACCGAGGAAGACCTCAAGCGCCTCAATTTGTTGTCGCCGATCGTCGGCCATGTCGGCGACGGCAATTTCCATTGCTCGCTGGTCTGCGACACCAACGACGCGGCCGAGATGGCGCGCGGCGAGGAGTTCATGCATCGCCTCGTCGAGCGCGCACAGGCGATGGACGGCACCTGCACCGGCGAGCACGGCATCGGCCAGGGCAAGCAGAAATACCTGAAGGCGGAACTCGGCCCCGAGGCGTTGGATGCGATGCGGGCGCTGAAGCAGGCGCTTGATCCGCTCAACATCTTCAATCCCGGAAAGATCGTGCCGGAGGCGTAGAGCGCGGTTCGGGAACTTTCGGCAGCCGAGCCGGTTCCAATTCCCGACTATTTCCGATGCCTCAATGGCGCGGCTTGCGGGAGGATGCGATGTTGCGACCGGTCATTGGAATTGCCGTGATGGCGCTTGCCTGCATGCTGGCGGGGACGGCTCTGGGCAAGGGCGGACACGGTGGCGGCCATGGCGGTGGTCACGGCGGCGGACATGGTGGTGGTCACGGCGGCGGGCATGGCGGTGGCCATCACGGCGGCGGCCATTTCCACGGTCACGGCTTCGGACATGCGCATGGTGGCGGTCATCACCGCGCGATGCGGTTTGCAACCGGCGCCCGACACGGTGCGAACTTCGGTCAGATCCGCAATGCGTCCGTGCGCCCGGCGCATTTCCGCAACGCGTTCAACGCGCATTCCAGCGCCTTCCGCAACGGCCGCCTGATCAGCAATCCGGCGGCACGCGCCCAGATCACGGCTGCGGCTGCACTCGCCGGCTGGCACGGCGCCAGCAGCGGATGGTGGCAACATGCGGGCGGTGGTTACGGCTGGGTTGGACCGCTGTTCTGGCCGTTCGCCTATAACGATCTCTACGATTACACGATCTGGGGCGACGGCCTCGGCTTCTGGGGCTACGGCTACCCAGATATTTATGCCGGCCTGTTCGGGCCGTACGGCTATGACGGACTGTCGGCCTATCTGCCGCAGCGCCCGCAGGGACGGCGGCAAGCGCGAGGCGTAGCGCTGGATCAGCTTTGCGGCAGCGACCGCCGCGAGATCGTCGGTCTGCCGATCGACCAGATCGCCGCCGCGGTGCAGCCGACCGAGGCGCAAGGCGCCAATCTCGATGCGCTCGGCAATGCCTCGATCGACGCTGCAGCGCTGATCCGCGCGTCCTGCCCGTCGCAGGTCGCAGCGACCGCACCCGGCCGGCTGGCCGCGATGCAGCAGCGTGTCGAGGCGATGGTGAAAGCCGTCGAACTCGTTCAGCCCGCCCTCGACAGCTTCTATGGCTCGCTCACCGACGAGCAGAAGGCGCGGTTCAATGCGCTGGCCGAAGATCAGCGCCGCGCGACGGCTGCCAACGGCACCGCGGCATCGCTGGTCCAGACGTGCGGCGCGTCTGCCGCGCTTGATTGGCCCGGCACCGACATCGAGGCGAGGCTTCACCCCAACGATACGCAGCGCGCCGCGCTACAGGTGCTCCAGGATACCAGCGCCAAAGTCAGCGCATCGCTCAAGGCGGCTTGCCAGCCGAGCGAGGTGATGACGCCGCCGGCGCGAATGGCCGCGGTCCGCAAACGGCTCGATGTGATGCTCGACGGCGTCAAGTCGGTGCGCGCGGCGCTGGAGGATTTCTACGCCACGCTGAACGACGAGCAGAAGGCGCAGTTCGAGGCCATCGGACCACGTCGGACGTCCTGAAGACGTCAACATTCTGCGGAAAGATCGGCTCGCGGATCTCGATTGGTCTCTCTATGCTGGGGACGGCGAAGCGCGGCGATATGGCGGCTCGAAGATCGCGGATGGTGGGGCGATGACGTGGTTCGCACGCAAGACGCGACAGGAGATCTGGGACGAAGCGATCGAAGGACCGCTCGGCGACATCGATGCCGCCGCGCGCATCCGCGCGATCTGCGACGCTGCGGCTCCGAGCGCCGCCGGCTCGGGGCGAGGCGACAAGCGCGACAGCGAACGCTACGAGCGCGCCGCCAAGGTGGCGATGGAGATCGCGATGAAGATCTCGGACGATTTGATGCGCGACGACGCGGTCCGCCGCATCGTCGATCTCTGCATGACGGCGGGCGACCTCAAGACCGCGCAGATCCTGTTCCGCGCCATTCACGCGAGCTGGATCCGCGAGACAGTGCAGCGCGATCACCCGACGCTGGCCTAGAATGTTTTCGAGCGAAGTGGATACCGGTTCGCGTAAAGAAACGCGTCAAAACAAGAATCCAGAGCCCCGTTCAGATTCCATCGGAACGGAAATGGCTCTAGATGCGGTAATGGGCCCGGCTCCGGAGCAAGGGGTCATGATGGTGGCTGTCCCCCGATAGATGATGAAACGGGGTCACGACTTGAGTCGGCCCCAAGCATCTGGAGACGGAGGACAGCCGTGGAGAATTATGCCGGAATCGACGTGTCATTGGAACTGTCGAGCGTGTGTGTTGTGGACGCCCAGGGTAAGATCCTGAAGGAAGCGAAGGTCGCAAGCGAACCCGACGCCTTAGTTGAGTTTTTTGAGACGCTCGGCTTTGCAGTGAAGCGGATCGGGCTGGAGGCTGGGCCGCTGTCGCAATGGCTGCATGCAGGCCTGAAAGGTGCAGGATTTGAAACAGTTCTGCTGGAAACGCGGCACGTGAAGGCCGCATTATCTGCAATGACGGTCAAGACGGATCGCAAGGATGCCCGCGGGATCGCCCAGTTGATCCGGATGGGATGGTTTCGGCAGGTACACGCAAAGTCGGTTGATGCGCAAGAGATCCGGGCACTCCTGATCGCACGCAAACAGCTTCTCGGGCGGCTGATCGATGTAGAATTAAGTATCCGAGGGATTTTGCGCGGCTTCGGTCTGAAGGTTGGCCCGGTGACGCGAAGGAATTTCGAAGCGCGGATTCGAGAGTTGGTTGCAGGCCAGGCGACATTGGAGCGCATTGCTGGTGCGATGCTTTCGGCACGATCGGCCCTGAAGGCAGAATACGGAAGACTACACAAGGCTGTGCTGGCAATTGTGCGTGATGATGCAGTCTGCCGCCGGCTTATGACAGTACCAGGCGTTGGTCCCCTGGTGGCCATCACCTACAAATCGGCGATTGATGATCCTCATCGCATTGTAAAGTCAAAGGCAGCAGGCGCGCTGTTCGGGCTCACGCCAAAGAAATATCAATCGGGAGAAAAGGACGTCACGGGCGGAATCACGCTGGCCGGCGATGAGACGGTGCGGACGGCCTTGTATGAAGCCGCCAACGTTCTGCTATCGCGCATCACGCGGTTCTCAAAACTCAAACGCTGGGGGATGGACGTCGCCAAGCGGAGAGGCTCGAAGCGCGCAAAGGTCGCCTTGGCACGCAAGCTCGCAGTGATCCTGCATCGGATCTGGGTCGATGGCACGACTTACCGATGGGCCGAAGCGGGCTCAATCGCAGCATAGAAGACGTGGAGGAGATCAAGAACGCAACCGGGATGAACTGAAGCCCGGTGCCCGAAGTCCCGTCGCCGGGACGGTGGATGCGGTGAAGCCGTTACACGCCCAGTGGCGTCGTCCGACGAACCACGCGTATCTAGATAGGCTCACCGCTCCCTCTGACAGCATGATGTGGCGGCCAGGCGTCGACCACGAACAGAAGCATGAGCTCGGCGGCGTGGCGTTCACTCGGGAGGCTTGACATCATCGGGCCCATTACAGAAGGGGCGTGTACTCGTAAATCCGGTACGCGAGGCCCGCATTGCTGGCGTCAGATGGCCGCCTCGGTCTGCGGGTCGAAAACGTGAAGCCTGGAAGGCCGCATGGCAACGCGCAGCTTGTCGCCCACACTCACCCCAGCGGTCGGCTCGACGCTCGCCACCATGATACTCTCGCCCACCTTCATATCGAGCAGGATTTCCGAGCCGAGTTGCTCGACCACCTCAATCACAGCATCGAAGCATGGGTGGCCGAGATCAGCGCCACTCGCCACGGTGAGGTCCTCCGGCCGCACGCCGAGCATGACCTCGCGTCCGATACGGCCGCGCAGCCGCTGCGCGGTCTCGTCCGGCAGCTTGATGCGCAGGCCGGAGTTCTCGGCGATCAGCGATCCGTTCGCCTCGGTCACCGTAACGGCCGCGAAATTCATGGCTGGGGAGCCTATGAAGCCGGCGACGAACTTGTTGGAGGGATGATTATACAGTTCGAGCGGCTCCCCCACTTGCTGCACCACGCCGTCTTTCATGACGACGACCCGGTCACCCAACGTCATAGCCTCGACCTGATCGTGGGTCACGTAAATGGCTGTGGTGCCGAGACGCAGATGCAGCTTCTTCAGCTCAACGCGCATCTGCACCCGCAGTTTGGCATCGAGGTTGGACAGTGGCTCGTCGAACAGGAACACGCGGGGGTGGCGCACGATGGCACGGCCTAACGCCACACGTTGGCGCTGACCGCCTGAGAGCTGGCGTGGCCTGCGCGTGAGCAATTCGCCGATGCCGAGGATGTCGGCCGCCTCCAGCACGCGCTTGTCGATTTCCGATCTTTCGAATTTGCGCATCTTCAGGCCGAACGCCATGTTGTCGTACACGGTCATGTGCGGGTACAGAGCGTAATTCTGGAACACCATGGCGATGTCGCGGTCCATGGGCGCCAATTCATTGACCACGTTGCCGTCGATGGAGATATCGCCGGAACTGATCGCTTCGAGTCCGGCGATCATCCTGAGCGTCGTCGTCTTGCCACAGCCGGAGGGGCCGACGAACACCATGAACTCCTTGTCGCGGATCTGCAGGTTGACATCTTTGACGGCGTGCACGCCGTCAAAGAATTTGTTGATCCCCTTGAGGACGACCTGCCCCATTCGCTGTCAGCCCTTCACTGATCCGGTCAATCCCGCGACGTAGTGTTCGACGAAGAAC
This is a stretch of genomic DNA from Bradyrhizobium sp. CB2312. It encodes these proteins:
- a CDS encoding type II toxin-antitoxin system HicB family antitoxin, encoding MPHYVAIIEDAGPDAVSLWFPDLPGCISGGDDVDEALENAPEALAFYAQELIEDGRELPPPRTLEELEAAPEFADAIRSHTAVLIEWPPVAAATE
- a CDS encoding UvrD-helicase domain-containing protein yields the protein MIRMTEPSKITSVPDHQPAAGGIAARARASVGPKYLSGLNPEQREAVETLDGPVLVLAGAGTGKTRVLTTRIAHILSQGRARPAEILSVTFTNKAAREMKHRLGQMLGHAVEGMPWLGTFHSIGGRILRFHAELAQLKSNFTVLDVDDQVRLLKQLLQAENIDDKRWPARMLAGLIDGWKNRGLMPSQVPSGEAAVFANGKGGKLYASYQERLKILNAADFGDLLLENIRIFREHPDILRQYQQRFKFILVDEYQDTNVAQYLWLRLLSQAPSSSSSLPGLTRQSIDSSQDGSPGLDASRQPGDDERNDTAPIPVSERGPTKNICCVGDDDQSIYGWRGAEVDNILRFEHDFPGAKVIRLERNYRSTGHILAAASHLIAHNEGRLGKTLRTEDQDGEKVTVTGSWDSEEEARGIGEEIEQLQRQGEKLNEIAILVRASYQMREFEDRFVTLGLPYRVIGGPRFYERAEIRDALAYLRVINSPADDLAFERIVNVPKRGLGDATIQMLHDHARKRRIPLFEAARAVVETDELKPKARGSLRGVVAQFDRWRAQREVTSHTELAQIVLDESGYTEMWQKDRSADAAGRLENLKELVRSMEEFENLQGFLEHISLVMDREGGAEDDAVSLMTLHSAKGLEFDNVFLPGWEEGLFPSQRTLDEQGRAGLEEERRLGHVGLTRARRRAMIYFATNRRIHGTWSTTIPSRFLDELPAANVEITESKGGSGWGGATGYGASRFDDMEAFGSSYSTPGWQRAQANRNRGGGRNGGGRTGGFEEETASFSSASSSGPDFGNFASRRRGPLTIEGELVAKSTGTTSEFSVEDRVFHQKFGYGHVTKIDGNKLTIAFDKAGEKKVVDSFVQRA
- a CDS encoding DUF1328 domain-containing protein; this encodes MLGWVVTFLVIALIAGILGFGGIAGASIEIAKIIFFIAVVLFLVSAVVGLARGRTRI
- a CDS encoding thioesterase family protein, encoding MPESAASKPAAEPFRASIMQIEPQWIDYNGHLNMAYYNVMFDRAIDQMWLQLGIGPGYMKERNGSTFTAECHVRYLREIHLGDPVQVSVWLLEADDKRLHTFEELRHATEGWLSATSENMSLHIDMASRKVAAFPPDIRERIAPVVKAHSAVPRPEGIGRNVAMPSKR
- a CDS encoding FAD-linked oxidase C-terminal domain-containing protein, with protein sequence MGTTITNNPPRVEPKALASALEQLAARFGNRLITSQAVREQHGHTTTWIVNQPPDGVVMAQETADIQDVVRICAKNRVPVIPFGTGTSLEGQVNAPAGGISVDLRDMNKVLAVHAEDLDCVIQPGVTRKALNEHLRDQGLFFPIDPGADASLGGMASTRASGTNAVRYGTMRDSVLALKVVRGDGEIITTGTRAKKSSAGYDLTHLFVGAEGTLGIISELTIRLRGIPETIAAGAVSFETVHGACQAVILAIQTGIPVARIELLNTAQVKACNAYSKLTLPETPLLLMEFHGSEVEVAEQSKAFGEIAKECGGGDFSWTTKPEDRTKLWQARHDAYWSVKALRPGDSIGVVATDVCVPISRLADCVSETEEDLKRLNLLSPIVGHVGDGNFHCSLVCDTNDAAEMARGEEFMHRLVERAQAMDGTCTGEHGIGQGKQKYLKAELGPEALDAMRALKQALDPLNIFNPGKIVPEA
- a CDS encoding Spy/CpxP family protein refolding chaperone → MLRPVIGIAVMALACMLAGTALGKGGHGGGHGGGHGGGHGGGHGGGHGGGHHGGGHFHGHGFGHAHGGGHHRAMRFATGARHGANFGQIRNASVRPAHFRNAFNAHSSAFRNGRLISNPAARAQITAAAALAGWHGASSGWWQHAGGGYGWVGPLFWPFAYNDLYDYTIWGDGLGFWGYGYPDIYAGLFGPYGYDGLSAYLPQRPQGRRQARGVALDQLCGSDRREIVGLPIDQIAAAVQPTEAQGANLDALGNASIDAAALIRASCPSQVAATAPGRLAAMQQRVEAMVKAVELVQPALDSFYGSLTDEQKARFNALAEDQRRATAANGTAASLVQTCGASAALDWPGTDIEARLHPNDTQRAALQVLQDTSAKVSASLKAACQPSEVMTPPARMAAVRKRLDVMLDGVKSVRAALEDFYATLNDEQKAQFEAIGPRRTS
- a CDS encoding IS110 family transposase, whose product is MENYAGIDVSLELSSVCVVDAQGKILKEAKVASEPDALVEFFETLGFAVKRIGLEAGPLSQWLHAGLKGAGFETVLLETRHVKAALSAMTVKTDRKDARGIAQLIRMGWFRQVHAKSVDAQEIRALLIARKQLLGRLIDVELSIRGILRGFGLKVGPVTRRNFEARIRELVAGQATLERIAGAMLSARSALKAEYGRLHKAVLAIVRDDAVCRRLMTVPGVGPLVAITYKSAIDDPHRIVKSKAAGALFGLTPKKYQSGEKDVTGGITLAGDETVRTALYEAANVLLSRITRFSKLKRWGMDVAKRRGSKRAKVALARKLAVILHRIWVDGTTYRWAEAGSIAA
- the ugpC gene encoding sn-glycerol-3-phosphate ABC transporter ATP-binding protein UgpC, whose amino-acid sequence is MGQVVLKGINKFFDGVHAVKDVNLQIRDKEFMVFVGPSGCGKTTTLRMIAGLEAISSGDISIDGNVVNELAPMDRDIAMVFQNYALYPHMTVYDNMAFGLKMRKFERSEIDKRVLEAADILGIGELLTRRPRQLSGGQRQRVALGRAIVRHPRVFLFDEPLSNLDAKLRVQMRVELKKLHLRLGTTAIYVTHDQVEAMTLGDRVVVMKDGVVQQVGEPLELYNHPSNKFVAGFIGSPAMNFAAVTVTEANGSLIAENSGLRIKLPDETAQRLRGRIGREVMLGVRPEDLTVASGADLGHPCFDAVIEVVEQLGSEILLDMKVGESIMVASVEPTAGVSVGDKLRVAMRPSRLHVFDPQTEAAI